In Flavobacterium gelatinilyticum, a genomic segment contains:
- a CDS encoding phosphoribosylanthranilate isomerase, producing the protein MKLKICGMKYPENILEVGALLPDYMGFIFWEKSARYCDGNIPELIKTIKKVGIFVKQSQEEILEKVEKHNLQAVQLHGDESVEFCSELKKQLPKKIEIIKVFSANENFDFEVIKPFEDVCDYFLFDTKGKLPGGNGTTFDWTILKKYNSKKPFFLSGGIGMNELKAIEEISKSNLPIYAVDVNSKFEIEPGLKNKNLFSNFKRKFDVANF; encoded by the coding sequence ATGAAACTCAAAATATGCGGCATGAAATATCCTGAAAATATCCTCGAAGTAGGCGCACTCCTACCCGATTATATGGGATTTATTTTCTGGGAAAAATCCGCAAGATACTGTGACGGAAATATTCCGGAACTCATAAAAACAATTAAAAAAGTCGGTATTTTCGTCAAGCAGAGTCAGGAAGAAATTCTGGAAAAAGTCGAAAAACACAATTTACAAGCCGTTCAGTTACATGGAGATGAATCTGTTGAATTTTGTTCAGAATTAAAAAAACAGCTGCCAAAGAAAATCGAAATTATTAAAGTATTTTCGGCCAATGAAAATTTTGATTTTGAAGTTATTAAACCTTTCGAAGATGTCTGCGATTATTTTCTCTTCGACACCAAAGGAAAATTACCCGGCGGAAACGGAACAACTTTCGACTGGACGATATTAAAAAAATACAATTCGAAAAAGCCTTTCTTTTTAAGCGGCGGCATCGGAATGAACGAATTAAAAGCCATCGAAGAAATTTCAAAAAGCAATTTACCTATTTATGCTGTCGATGTAAATAGTAAATTTGAGATCGAACCGGGGCTTAAGAATAAAAATCTATTTAGCAATTTCAAACGAAAATTTGATGTTGCCAACTTTTAA
- the trpB gene encoding tryptophan synthase subunit beta encodes MSFNVNEKGYYGEFGGAYIPEMLYPNVEELRQQYLSIMDEPDFKAEFNQLLKDYVGRPSPLYFAKRLSEKYNTKVYLKREDLNHTGAHKVNNTIGQILLAKRLGKKRIIAETGAGQHGVATATVCALMGIECIVYMGEIDIARQAPNVARMKMLGAEVRPALSGSRTLKDATNEAIRDWINNPVDTHYIIGSAIGPHPYPDMVTRFQSIISEEIKWQLKEKEGRENPDYVVACIGGGSNAAGTYYHFLHEPEVGIIAVEAAGKGVDSGHSAATSKLGKVGVIHGCKTLLMQTPDGQITEPYSISAGLDYPGVGPLHAHLAQSGRGEFFSVTDDDAMNAGLQLTKLEGIIPAIESAHAFAVLDQKKFKPSDVVVISLSGRGDKDLDNYIDYFKL; translated from the coding sequence ATGAGTTTTAACGTTAACGAAAAAGGATATTACGGAGAATTTGGAGGAGCTTACATACCTGAAATGTTATATCCAAATGTAGAAGAATTACGTCAGCAATACCTAAGTATAATGGATGAACCTGATTTTAAAGCAGAGTTTAACCAATTGCTGAAAGATTACGTTGGACGCCCAAGTCCGTTGTATTTTGCAAAACGCTTATCTGAGAAATACAATACTAAAGTTTACCTGAAAAGAGAAGACTTAAACCATACAGGTGCACACAAAGTAAACAATACCATTGGTCAGATCCTGCTTGCAAAACGTTTAGGCAAAAAAAGAATCATTGCCGAAACAGGAGCCGGACAACACGGTGTAGCAACTGCTACGGTCTGCGCTTTAATGGGAATTGAGTGTATCGTATATATGGGCGAAATCGACATTGCGCGTCAGGCACCAAACGTAGCTCGTATGAAAATGCTGGGTGCAGAAGTACGTCCGGCACTTTCGGGTTCAAGAACTTTAAAAGATGCTACAAACGAAGCCATTCGCGATTGGATCAACAATCCGGTTGATACACATTATATCATCGGATCGGCAATTGGGCCGCATCCTTATCCGGATATGGTAACACGTTTTCAGAGTATTATTTCCGAAGAAATCAAATGGCAGTTAAAAGAGAAAGAAGGACGTGAAAACCCGGATTATGTAGTTGCTTGTATTGGCGGCGGAAGTAACGCTGCCGGAACCTATTATCACTTTTTACACGAACCAGAAGTAGGAATCATTGCCGTTGAAGCTGCCGGAAAAGGGGTCGACAGCGGACATAGTGCTGCAACAAGTAAATTAGGAAAAGTGGGGGTTATTCATGGTTGTAAAACGCTTTTAATGCAGACTCCTGATGGGCAGATTACAGAACCGTATTCAATTTCTGCAGGTTTGGATTATCCAGGAGTCGGGCCTTTGCATGCGCATTTGGCACAAAGCGGACGCGGGGAATTTTTCTCAGTAACAGATGATGACGCCATGAATGCAGGTTTACAATTAACAAAATTAGAAGGAATTATTCCGGCAATCGAAAGCGCACACGCTTTTGCGGTTTTGGATCAGAAAAAATTCAAACCTTCAGATGTTGTCGTTATCAGTCTTTCCGGCCGCGGTGATAAAGATTTAGATAATTATATTGACTATTTTAAATTGTAA
- a CDS encoding anthranilate synthase component I family protein, with protein MKPFILNTHYKQILADTITPVSIYFKIRDKFPNSLLLESSDYHGNDNSFSYICCNPIATIKIENEVISKTFPDGTSEQTKIDASTNIPEVIQDFSNQFKSEKNDFKFINNGLFGYISYDAVRYFEKVSIAKKDNATSIPDVFYAVYQNIIAINHFKNEAYIFCHSVDGRNNISEIEQLLQSRNIALYKFTKEGEGFSNLTDEEFKHNVALAKKHCFRGDVFQLVLSRRFTQGFKGDEFNVYRALRSINPSPYLFFFDYGDFKIFGSSPEAQIIVKNRKAEIHPIAGTFKRTGNDERDALLAKELSEDKKENSEHVMLVDLARNDLSRNGHDVNVEKYREVQFFSHVIHLVSKVTGHLHDKATTMQVVADTFPAGTLSGAPKHRAMQLIEDYEKTNRNFYGGAIGVMDFDGNFNHAIMIRTFLSKNHQLHCQAGAGIVASSDEESEMQEVYNKLRALNTALEMAEQI; from the coding sequence TTGAAACCTTTTATACTCAACACACATTACAAGCAGATTCTGGCAGACACCATTACGCCGGTAAGTATTTATTTTAAAATAAGAGATAAATTCCCAAATAGTTTGTTACTTGAAAGTAGTGATTATCACGGAAATGATAACAGTTTTTCTTATATCTGCTGTAATCCTATCGCAACAATTAAAATTGAAAACGAAGTAATCTCAAAAACTTTTCCTGACGGAACTTCGGAACAAACTAAAATTGATGCTTCAACAAACATTCCAGAAGTAATCCAGGATTTTTCAAATCAATTTAAATCGGAAAAAAACGATTTTAAATTTATCAATAACGGCCTATTCGGATACATTTCTTATGATGCTGTACGTTATTTCGAGAAGGTATCTATTGCAAAAAAAGACAATGCCACTTCAATTCCGGATGTGTTTTATGCAGTTTACCAAAACATCATTGCCATTAACCACTTCAAAAACGAAGCCTATATTTTCTGCCACAGTGTTGATGGAAGAAACAATATCTCTGAAATTGAACAATTACTACAGTCAAGAAATATCGCTTTATACAAATTCACCAAAGAAGGCGAAGGTTTCTCTAACCTGACCGATGAGGAATTCAAACACAATGTAGCTTTGGCTAAAAAACATTGTTTTAGAGGAGATGTATTTCAATTAGTATTATCTCGACGTTTTACACAAGGCTTTAAAGGAGATGAATTTAATGTTTACAGAGCTTTAAGAAGCATTAATCCTTCTCCGTATTTGTTCTTTTTTGATTACGGGGATTTCAAAATATTTGGTTCTTCGCCCGAAGCACAAATTATTGTAAAAAACAGAAAAGCCGAAATTCACCCAATTGCCGGAACTTTCAAAAGAACCGGAAATGACGAACGTGATGCACTTTTAGCCAAAGAACTTTCGGAAGATAAAAAAGAAAACAGCGAACACGTCATGCTTGTCGATTTAGCCCGAAATGATTTAAGCCGCAACGGACACGATGTAAATGTAGAAAAATACAGAGAAGTTCAGTTTTTCTCTCACGTAATTCACCTGGTTTCAAAAGTCACAGGACATCTACACGACAAAGCAACTACAATGCAGGTCGTTGCTGATACTTTCCCAGCCGGAACTTTAAGCGGCGCTCCAAAACACAGAGCGATGCAATTGATCGAAGACTATGAAAAAACTAATCGTAATTTCTACGGTGGTGCCATTGGAGTTATGGATTTTGACGGAAACTTTAACCACGCCATTATGATTCGTACTTTCCTTTCTAAAAATCATCAATTACATTGTCAGGCCGGAGCCGGAATCGTAGCAAGTTCTGATGAAGAAAGTGAAATGCAGGAAGTTTATAACAAATTAAGAGCATTAAATACCGCGCTGGAAATGGCAGAACAAATTTAG
- a CDS encoding anthranilate synthase component II — MKKILVIDNYDSFTYNLVHYLEDLNCEVTVYRNDEFDIDEIASFEKILLSPGPGIPDEAGLLKAVIEKYSPTKSILGVCLGQQAIGEVFGGTLSNLDKVYHGVATNVKTVVSDEILFEGLGNEFEVGRYHSWVVDANLPDVLEATSIDENGQIMSLRHKNYDVRGVQFHPESVLTPEGKRILENWIKS; from the coding sequence ATGAAAAAGATTTTAGTTATAGACAATTACGATAGTTTCACTTACAATTTAGTGCACTATTTAGAAGATTTAAACTGCGAAGTAACTGTTTACAGAAACGACGAATTTGATATTGATGAAATTGCATCTTTCGAGAAAATATTACTTTCTCCGGGACCTGGAATTCCGGATGAAGCAGGTTTATTAAAAGCTGTAATCGAAAAATACAGTCCAACGAAAAGTATTCTTGGAGTTTGTTTAGGACAGCAAGCCATTGGAGAAGTTTTTGGCGGGACACTTTCAAACCTTGACAAAGTATATCACGGCGTAGCTACAAACGTAAAAACAGTCGTTTCAGACGAAATTTTGTTTGAAGGTCTAGGAAACGAATTCGAAGTTGGAAGATACCATTCCTGGGTTGTCGATGCTAATCTGCCTGACGTTTTAGAAGCTACTTCAATCGACGAAAATGGTCAGATTATGTCCCTAAGACACAAAAATTACGATGTAAGAGGCGTTCAGTTTCACCCGGAAAGCGTTCTGACACCAGAAGGAAAAAGGATTTTAGAGAATTGGATTAAGAGTTAG
- a CDS encoding YceI family protein, which translates to MKNLKTIAIALFVAAAGLTVNAQTKKIDVKASTIKWVGKKVTGEHSGTVNFKEGAVVFKGKKLTGGSFTVDMTSLTATDLTGEYQGKLNGHLKADDFFGTDKYPTSKLVFKTIGAKSADVYTVTADLTIKGITKPVTFDITVNGNTATTAFKVDRTKYDIKYNSGNFFENLGDKTISDDFELAVTLKF; encoded by the coding sequence ATGAAAAATTTAAAAACAATTGCAATAGCATTATTCGTAGCAGCGGCTGGTTTAACAGTAAACGCACAAACTAAAAAAATCGACGTAAAAGCATCTACTATTAAATGGGTAGGTAAAAAAGTAACAGGAGAGCACTCAGGAACTGTAAACTTTAAAGAAGGTGCTGTAGTTTTCAAAGGAAAAAAATTAACTGGAGGAAGCTTTACAGTTGATATGACTTCATTAACTGCTACAGATTTAACTGGAGAATACCAAGGTAAATTAAACGGTCACTTAAAAGCTGACGATTTCTTTGGAACTGACAAATACCCAACTTCTAAATTAGTTTTCAAAACAATTGGTGCTAAATCTGCTGATGTTTACACAGTTACTGCTGATTTAACTATCAAAGGAATCACTAAACCGGTAACTTTTGATATCACAGTAAACGGAAACACTGCTACAACTGCATTCAAAGTTGACAGAACTAAATACGATATTAAATACAATTCTGGTAACTTCTTCGAAAACTTAGGAGACAAAACTATCAGCGATGATTTCGAATTAGCTGTAACTCTTAAATTCTAA
- a CDS encoding NAD(P)H-dependent oxidoreductase, translating to MSTFLESQNWRYATKRFDATKKISDADLNTLKEAVRLSASSYGLQPYKVVIVENPELREQLKAVAWGQTQITDASHLFIFANDVNLDAGSVDKYIANISETRGVPAEALGGFSDMMKGQIASLAADAKNTWTAKQTYIALGNLLGAAAELKIDATPMEGFNAASFNEILGFDKLGLNAAVIATVGYRHDEDDAQHYKKVRKSQEELFITL from the coding sequence ATGAGCACATTTTTAGAAAGTCAGAATTGGAGATATGCAACAAAAAGATTTGATGCAACAAAAAAAATCTCTGATGCAGATTTAAACACTTTAAAAGAAGCAGTTAGATTAAGTGCTTCTTCTTACGGATTACAACCCTACAAAGTAGTTATTGTTGAAAATCCGGAATTAAGAGAGCAATTAAAAGCTGTTGCCTGGGGACAAACTCAAATTACAGATGCTTCTCACCTGTTCATTTTTGCAAATGATGTAAATCTGGACGCTGGTTCTGTAGACAAATATATCGCTAATATCAGTGAAACAAGAGGCGTTCCTGCAGAAGCTCTTGGCGGATTCAGCGACATGATGAAAGGTCAGATTGCAAGTCTTGCGGCTGATGCAAAAAATACATGGACGGCAAAACAAACTTATATTGCTTTAGGAAACTTATTAGGAGCTGCTGCTGAATTAAAAATCGATGCTACACCAATGGAAGGTTTCAATGCAGCAAGTTTCAACGAAATCTTAGGTTTCGATAAATTAGGCTTAAATGCTGCAGTTATTGCAACTGTAGGATACAGACATGATGAGGACGACGCTCAGCATTACAAAAAAGTTAGAAAATCTCAAGAAGAATTATTTATCACTCTATAA
- a CDS encoding MarR family winged helix-turn-helix transcriptional regulator — protein sequence MTIEEVIKSTVKMDNAKKVILNIMYTQNVIQDHFNELIKPYDLSGEQYNVLRILRGQKGNPANMCVIQERMLAKTSNTTRLVDKLLLKEFVTRNVCPDNRRKIEVLITQKGLDVLKELDPKIDAHERRFAENISPEELELLNKLLEKYRTQKN from the coding sequence ATGACAATTGAAGAAGTTATTAAGAGTACAGTTAAGATGGATAATGCGAAAAAAGTTATTCTGAATATCATGTACACACAAAATGTGATTCAGGATCATTTCAACGAGTTAATAAAACCGTATGATTTATCCGGAGAGCAATATAATGTGCTGCGTATATTAAGAGGACAAAAAGGAAATCCTGCTAATATGTGTGTCATACAAGAACGTATGCTGGCTAAAACGAGCAATACTACCCGATTAGTAGACAAATTATTATTGAAAGAATTCGTAACGAGAAATGTCTGTCCGGACAACCGTCGAAAAATTGAAGTTTTAATTACACAAAAAGGGCTGGATGTTTTAAAAGAATTAGATCCGAAAATTGATGCGCACGAACGCAGATTTGCCGAGAATATAAGCCCGGAAGAATTAGAATTATTAAATAAATTATTAGAAAAATACCGAACTCAAAAAAATTAA
- the trpD gene encoding anthranilate phosphoribosyltransferase: MKTILNKLINHEVLTKEEAKNVLINISSGQYNPSQISAFLTVFMMRSITIDELSGFREALLELCVRVDLSAYNTIDLCGTGGDGKDTFNISTLASFVSAGAGIKVAKHGNYGVSSISGSSNVMEKMGIKFSNDPAFLEKCIDQAGICVLHAPLFHPAMKNVGPIRKELAVKTFFNMLGPMVNPAFPQNQLVGVFNLELARMYAYLYQNTNTNFTILHSLDGYDEISLTGPTKIITSHMEGMIKPEDFGVRLLSQTEIEGGKTIEESAEIFTNIISGKGNDAQNNVVCANAAMAIATVNKCTPQEGFELAKESLFSGKGLKALQKLQELSK; the protein is encoded by the coding sequence ATGAAAACTATATTAAACAAATTAATCAACCACGAAGTGCTTACAAAAGAAGAAGCAAAAAACGTATTGATTAATATTTCTAGCGGTCAGTATAATCCAAGTCAGATTTCGGCATTTTTGACTGTTTTTATGATGCGAAGCATTACCATTGATGAACTTTCGGGCTTTCGTGAAGCTTTATTAGAATTGTGTGTTCGGGTTGATTTATCAGCTTACAATACAATCGATTTATGCGGAACGGGCGGTGACGGAAAAGATACTTTCAATATCTCGACTTTAGCCTCTTTTGTATCAGCAGGAGCTGGAATTAAAGTGGCAAAACACGGAAATTACGGTGTTTCATCTATTTCGGGATCAAGTAACGTAATGGAGAAAATGGGAATTAAATTCAGCAATGATCCCGCATTTTTAGAAAAATGTATCGATCAGGCAGGAATTTGTGTGCTGCATGCTCCCCTATTTCATCCAGCGATGAAAAATGTTGGACCAATTAGAAAAGAACTGGCGGTAAAAACCTTCTTTAATATGTTAGGACCAATGGTAAATCCGGCTTTTCCACAAAATCAATTAGTTGGAGTTTTCAACTTAGAATTGGCAAGAATGTACGCGTATTTATATCAAAATACGAATACCAATTTCACAATCCTGCATTCGCTTGACGGCTATGACGAAATTTCCCTTACTGGCCCAACAAAAATTATCACCAGTCACATGGAAGGCATGATAAAACCGGAAGATTTTGGTGTTCGTCTTTTATCACAAACCGAAATAGAAGGAGGAAAAACCATCGAAGAATCGGCAGAAATATTCACCAATATTATTTCAGGAAAAGGAAACGACGCGCAGAATAATGTCGTTTGTGCCAATGCAGCTATGGCAATCGCAACGGTTAACAAATGCACACCGCAAGAAGGTTTTGAACTGGCAAAAGAAAGTTTATTCTCTGGAAAAGGATTAAAAGCTTTACAAAAATTACAAGAATTAAGTAAATAA
- a CDS encoding gamma-glutamylcyclotransferase family protein, producing MEKLFSYGTLRSKEIQMRLFNKVLTGTQDQLLGYKLKSLQIEEEFGMADYVVVVASENPADIIHGVVFNVTPSDLAKVDLFESNAYRRVQVTLKSGTTAWVYLES from the coding sequence ATGGAAAAGTTATTCTCTTACGGAACATTACGGTCAAAAGAAATTCAGATGCGCCTTTTTAATAAGGTACTAACCGGTACTCAGGATCAGCTGCTGGGTTACAAACTTAAAAGTCTGCAGATAGAAGAAGAATTTGGAATGGCAGATTATGTTGTGGTGGTAGCAAGCGAAAATCCCGCAGATATTATACACGGCGTAGTTTTTAATGTTACTCCTTCAGATCTAGCCAAAGTAGATTTATTTGAATCAAATGCCTACAGAAGAGTTCAGGTAACACTGAAATCCGGAACAACGGCATGGGTTTATCTGGAGAGTTAG
- the trpC gene encoding indole-3-glycerol phosphate synthase TrpC: MNILDKIIVDKKQEVILKKSIIPVSQLEASVFFGKQTISLSQKLRESNSGIIAEHKRRSPSKSVINNNFTVEEVVKGYENAGACGISVLTDGKYFGGSLDDLLLARASVNIPLLRKEFIVDEYQILEAKAHGADLILLIAAVLTREEIKSLSEFAKSLGLEVLLEVHNQEELEKSIMPTLDMIGVNNRNLKTFEVSLDFSKELASKIPNEFVKVSESGISSVEAIQELKPYGYKGFLIGENFMKTDNAGQAAIDFISQL; encoded by the coding sequence ATGAACATTTTAGATAAAATAATCGTAGATAAAAAACAAGAAGTGATTTTAAAGAAATCGATAATTCCGGTTTCTCAATTGGAAGCTTCTGTATTTTTTGGAAAACAAACCATTTCCCTTAGTCAGAAATTAAGAGAAAGCAATTCCGGAATTATCGCGGAACACAAACGCCGCTCTCCTTCAAAATCAGTTATCAACAATAATTTTACAGTTGAAGAAGTAGTGAAAGGTTACGAAAATGCCGGTGCATGCGGTATCTCAGTTTTAACAGACGGAAAATACTTCGGCGGATCTTTAGACGATTTACTTTTAGCAAGAGCATCAGTAAATATTCCGCTTTTAAGGAAAGAATTTATTGTAGACGAATACCAGATTTTAGAAGCAAAAGCACACGGAGCCGATTTGATTTTATTAATCGCAGCGGTTTTGACCCGAGAAGAAATCAAATCTTTATCTGAATTTGCAAAAAGTTTAGGTCTGGAAGTGCTTCTAGAAGTCCACAATCAGGAAGAACTAGAAAAATCAATTATGCCGACTTTGGACATGATTGGCGTGAATAACAGAAACCTGAAAACATTCGAAGTAAGCTTAGATTTCAGCAAAGAACTGGCATCAAAGATTCCAAATGAATTTGTAAAAGTATCAGAAAGCGGTATTTCATCCGTAGAAGCAATTCAGGAACTAAAACCTTACGGTTACAAAGGTTTCTTAATTGGAGAAAACTTCATGAAAACCGACAACGCAGGCCAAGCAGCTATTGACTTTATAAGTCAGCTGTAG
- the trpA gene encoding tryptophan synthase subunit alpha: MNRITQKLQEDKKILSIYFSAGYPNLNDTVQIIQDLEKNGVDLIEIGLPFSDPLADGPTIQASSTQALHNGMTTQILFDQLQNIRESVKIPLIIMGYFNPMLQYGVEAFCQKCAEIGIDGLIIPDLPVDVYADEYKAIFEKYGLINVFLITPQTSDERIRFIDSVSNGFIYMVSSASVTGSQSGFGNVQEEYFERISNLNLKNPQIVGFGISNKETFNQATKYAKGAIIGSAFIKHLSESGSGKIAEFVGEIR; the protein is encoded by the coding sequence ATGAACAGAATAACTCAGAAATTACAGGAAGATAAAAAGATACTTTCTATTTATTTTTCTGCCGGATATCCAAACTTAAACGATACTGTGCAGATTATTCAGGATTTAGAAAAAAACGGAGTCGATTTAATCGAAATCGGACTTCCTTTCAGTGATCCTTTGGCAGACGGACCAACGATTCAGGCAAGTTCTACACAGGCACTTCATAACGGAATGACTACTCAAATTCTTTTCGACCAGCTGCAAAACATCCGCGAAAGCGTAAAAATTCCGTTGATTATTATGGGATATTTTAACCCGATGTTACAGTACGGCGTTGAAGCTTTTTGTCAAAAATGCGCTGAAATTGGAATTGATGGTTTAATTATTCCGGATCTTCCGGTTGACGTTTATGCAGATGAATACAAAGCTATTTTCGAAAAATACGGATTAATTAATGTTTTCCTTATTACACCGCAAACTTCAGATGAAAGAATTCGTTTTATCGACAGCGTTTCAAACGGATTTATTTATATGGTAAGCTCTGCAAGTGTTACAGGATCGCAATCTGGTTTTGGAAACGTTCAGGAAGAATATTTTGAAAGAATTTCAAATCTGAATTTAAAAAATCCTCAGATAGTTGGTTTCGGAATTTCAAATAAAGAAACTTTCAATCAGGCAACTAAATATGCAAAGGGGGCTATTATTGGAAGTGCTTTTATTAAACATTTAAGCGAAAGCGGAAGTGGGAAAATTGCTGAATTTGTTGGAGAGATTCGATAA
- a CDS encoding TetR/AcrR family transcriptional regulator has protein sequence MSNIELNDKKIQILNVAEKLFSEKGFEGTSIRDISKEAKINIAMVSYYFGSKDRLLESLIIYKTSDLKLQLENLLQENLEPIEKVNKLIEIYINRISCNKGIFRVLHFEINSKKREKSLNAFTELKKGNLKSVESIIVQGQSKGVFRKDVIIPLITPTIIGTFFHFHMNKSFYVELLNLNTEELYNNYIKTNLTKHIQQTIKALLVYEN, from the coding sequence ATGTCAAACATCGAATTAAACGATAAAAAAATTCAGATTCTTAATGTTGCTGAAAAGCTATTTTCTGAGAAAGGATTTGAAGGGACTTCTATACGAGACATATCCAAAGAGGCAAAAATCAATATCGCCATGGTTTCGTATTATTTTGGTTCAAAAGACAGATTACTTGAATCTTTAATTATTTACAAAACTTCTGATTTAAAATTACAGCTTGAAAATCTGCTTCAGGAAAACCTGGAACCGATTGAAAAAGTCAATAAGTTAATTGAAATCTACATTAACAGAATTAGTTGTAATAAAGGAATTTTCAGGGTTCTTCATTTTGAAATCAACTCCAAAAAAAGAGAAAAAAGTCTGAATGCTTTTACAGAACTAAAAAAAGGAAACTTAAAGTCTGTTGAAAGCATTATTGTTCAGGGACAGTCAAAGGGCGTTTTTAGAAAAGACGTCATCATTCCGCTTATTACACCTACGATAATCGGAACCTTTTTTCATTTTCATATGAACAAATCTTTCTATGTAGAATTACTGAATTTAAATACAGAAGAACTGTATAACAATTACATTAAAACCAATCTCACAAAGCACATTCAACAAACTATAAAAGCGCTACTTGTTTATGAAAATTAG